One stretch of Serinicoccus hydrothermalis DNA includes these proteins:
- a CDS encoding cation acetate symporter, giving the protein MAASLAGGAVLLVCLVTVALSAFALRLSRRTSDFYVAGRAVSPQRNAAAIGGEYLSAASFLGVAGLIYDQGVDALWYPIGYTVGYLVLLVLVAAPLRRSGAYTLPDFAEARLESRLVRHLCSVLVVFIGWLYLVPQLQGAGFTLRLVSGAPLWLGPVVVVVVVVLSVAAGGMRSITLVQAVQYWIKLTALAVPAGILLAVWWGSQGPGLDVAQSWVLPGGGPAGGGHGLYRTLSLVLALSLGTMGLPHVVVRYYTNPDGTAARRTTVRVLVLLGLFYVVTVVYALLGRAYLPSLAAGERADTVVLRLPAEVLPGVGAELLLAALAGGAFAAFLSTSSGLALAVTGVLNQDVVRPVLARTVPGDSSEVAGFRIAAVVAVLVPVAGVGFFPEVPLAAFVTLAFVIAASTFFPLLALGVWWPRLSVQGAAAGLVTGTVLATAAVASTVLADGSDGWAAALLAQPAAWIVPLVCAVMVGVSLRTPTGIPRGAARTLVRLHTPEDLTA; this is encoded by the coding sequence GTGGCCGCCAGCCTCGCCGGCGGTGCCGTGCTGCTCGTCTGCCTCGTCACGGTCGCGCTGAGCGCCTTCGCGCTGCGGCTCTCCCGCCGGACCAGCGACTTCTACGTCGCCGGCCGCGCGGTCTCGCCGCAGCGCAACGCCGCCGCGATCGGCGGGGAGTACCTCTCCGCCGCCAGCTTCCTCGGCGTCGCCGGCCTGATCTACGACCAGGGCGTGGACGCGCTGTGGTACCCGATCGGCTACACCGTGGGCTACCTCGTGCTGCTCGTGCTCGTCGCGGCCCCGCTGCGCCGCTCGGGGGCATACACGCTGCCCGACTTCGCCGAGGCCCGGCTGGAGTCGCGCCTGGTGCGCCACCTGTGCTCGGTGCTCGTCGTCTTCATCGGCTGGCTCTACCTCGTGCCGCAGCTGCAGGGCGCCGGCTTCACGCTGCGGCTGGTGTCGGGCGCGCCGCTGTGGCTGGGCCCGGTCGTCGTCGTGGTCGTCGTGGTGCTCTCCGTCGCGGCCGGGGGTATGCGCTCGATCACCCTGGTACAGGCGGTGCAGTACTGGATCAAGCTCACCGCGCTCGCGGTCCCCGCGGGCATCCTGCTCGCCGTCTGGTGGGGCAGCCAGGGGCCGGGGCTGGACGTCGCGCAGAGCTGGGTGCTGCCGGGCGGGGGACCGGCGGGCGGCGGGCACGGGCTCTACCGCACGCTGTCGCTGGTGCTCGCGCTCTCGCTCGGGACGATGGGGTTGCCGCACGTCGTCGTGCGCTACTACACGAACCCGGACGGCACGGCGGCGCGGCGCACCACCGTGCGGGTGCTCGTGCTGCTGGGCCTCTTCTACGTCGTCACGGTCGTGTATGCCCTGCTCGGCCGCGCCTATCTCCCCAGCCTGGCGGCGGGTGAGCGGGCCGACACGGTCGTGCTGCGGCTGCCGGCCGAGGTGCTGCCGGGCGTGGGTGCCGAGCTGCTGCTCGCGGCGCTGGCCGGCGGTGCCTTCGCGGCCTTCCTGTCCACCTCCTCCGGGCTGGCGCTCGCCGTGACCGGCGTGCTCAACCAGGACGTGGTGCGGCCGGTGCTGGCCCGGACGGTGCCCGGCGACTCCTCGGAGGTCGCCGGCTTCCGGATCGCCGCGGTCGTGGCCGTGCTCGTGCCCGTGGCGGGCGTGGGCTTCTTCCCCGAGGTGCCGCTCGCGGCCTTCGTGACGCTGGCCTTCGTCATCGCCGCCTCGACGTTCTTCCCGCTGCTGGCGCTCGGGGTCTGGTGGCCGAGGCTCTCGGTGCAGGGGGCCGCCGCCGGGCTGGTGACCGGCACGGTGCTGGCGACCGCTGCGGTCGCCAGCACCGTGCTCGCCGACGGGTCGGACGGCTGGGCGGCCGCCCTGCTGGCGCAGCCCGCGGCCTGGATCGTCCCGCTCGTCTGCGCCGTCATGGTCGGGGTCTCATTGCGGACCCCGACCGGGATCCCCCGGGGAGCCGCCCGCACGCTGGTGCGGCTGCATACCCCGGAGGACCTCACGGCCTGA
- a CDS encoding LytR/AlgR family response regulator transcription factor produces the protein MRALVVDDEPPALSELSYLLERDGRFERVRPVASGADALRVLDDGEVDVVFSDISMPGLDGMELARVVARSERPPLVVFVTAHEEHAVDAFAVQAVDYVMKPVSPARLAQAVDRVVGALAQRTATDPAQDPERSTGTTGEPADERIAVELGGVTRFVRRSTVRYVQAQGDYVRLFTGSASHLLRVPLTTLETRWAEAGFVRIHRSTLVNLAHVGQVRQGQGRLALRLLPDGPELPVARRHARAVRERVLAAAADA, from the coding sequence ATGCGTGCCCTCGTCGTCGACGACGAACCGCCGGCCCTGTCCGAGCTGAGCTACCTGCTGGAGCGGGACGGCCGGTTCGAGCGCGTGCGGCCGGTCGCCTCCGGCGCCGACGCGCTGCGGGTGCTGGACGACGGAGAGGTCGACGTCGTCTTCTCCGACATCTCGATGCCCGGCCTGGACGGCATGGAGCTGGCCCGGGTGGTCGCCCGCTCCGAGCGCCCGCCGCTCGTCGTCTTCGTCACCGCGCACGAGGAGCACGCCGTGGACGCCTTCGCGGTGCAGGCGGTCGACTACGTCATGAAGCCGGTCTCACCCGCCCGCCTCGCGCAGGCGGTGGACCGGGTGGTCGGCGCGCTCGCGCAGCGCACGGCCACCGACCCGGCGCAGGACCCCGAGCGCTCCACCGGCACGACCGGTGAGCCGGCGGACGAGCGCATCGCCGTCGAGCTGGGCGGGGTGACCCGCTTCGTGCGGCGCTCGACGGTCCGCTACGTGCAGGCCCAGGGCGACTACGTGCGGCTCTTCACCGGGTCCGCCTCGCACCTGCTGCGGGTGCCGCTGACCACGCTGGAGACCCGCTGGGCCGAGGCCGGCTTCGTCCGCATCCACCGCTCGACCCTGGTCAACCTCGCCCACGTCGGGCAGGTCCGCCAGGGCCAGGGCCGGCTCGCGCTGCGGCTGCTGCCCGACGGGCCGGAGCTTCCGGTCGCCCGGCGCCACGCCCGCGCCGTGCGCGAGCGGGTCCTCGCGGCCGCGGCCGACGCATGA